From Calothrix sp. PCC 6303, a single genomic window includes:
- a CDS encoding glycerate kinase — MNWLDKTLITAKATILTDTSRAKAFGITPQNIDVAIEERAELFKLVYPEFCEFCINVLKIKTNSEEMESFHDISRSLLWDLWLPLGLKLANCRENLQRPLIQGILGGQGTGKTTLAQAMGLILAKLGYKTLSLSLDDLYKTYSDRIQLQQQDSRLLWRGPPGTHDINLGIEVLDQVRESNQLISIPRFDKSAHNGMGDRTTPDVVSDIDIVLFEGWFVGVRPIDPQAFDQPPTPINTYTDREFARDMNRQLANYLPLWQRLDHLMILYPKDYRYSLQWRKQAEHQMIAKGKSGMTDMQIEEFVNYFWRALHPELFIKPLLKLPQFVDLVVEVNADHSFGAVYGKEAT; from the coding sequence ATGAACTGGTTAGATAAAACTTTAATTACTGCCAAAGCGACAATATTAACAGATACTTCGAGAGCAAAAGCATTTGGAATCACACCTCAAAATATTGATGTCGCAATTGAAGAGCGTGCAGAATTATTTAAACTTGTGTATCCAGAGTTTTGCGAATTCTGTATCAACGTATTAAAAATAAAAACCAATTCAGAGGAAATGGAAAGCTTCCACGACATAAGTCGTTCCCTATTGTGGGATTTGTGGCTCCCTTTGGGGTTAAAGTTGGCAAACTGCCGGGAAAATTTGCAGCGTCCCTTGATTCAGGGTATTTTGGGAGGGCAGGGGACAGGTAAAACCACCCTGGCTCAAGCCATGGGGTTAATTTTAGCAAAATTAGGATATAAAACCCTAAGTTTATCGCTAGATGACCTGTACAAAACATATAGCGATCGCATTCAACTCCAACAGCAAGATTCTCGTCTACTTTGGCGTGGACCACCAGGAACCCATGATATTAATTTAGGGATTGAGGTGCTTGATCAAGTTCGTGAATCTAATCAGCTAATTTCCATACCTCGATTTGATAAATCTGCCCACAATGGGATGGGTGATAGAACTACTCCCGATGTTGTTTCTGATATTGATATAGTTTTGTTTGAAGGTTGGTTTGTAGGTGTTCGTCCCATCGATCCTCAAGCTTTTGATCAACCACCTACTCCCATCAATACCTACACAGATCGAGAATTTGCTCGTGATATGAATCGTCAACTTGCTAATTATTTACCACTTTGGCAACGTTTAGATCATCTGATGATTTTATATCCTAAAGATTATCGTTATTCGCTCCAGTGGCGGAAACAAGCTGAACATCAAATGATTGCTAAAGGGAAAAGTGGTATGACTGACATGCAAATTGAGGAGTTTGTCAATTACTTTTGGCGAGCATTACACCCAGAATTATTTATTAAACCCTTGTTAAAATTACCACAATTTGTTGACTTAGTAGTTGAAGTTAATGCGGATCATTCTTTTGGTGCTGTGTACGGAAAGGAAGCAACTTAA
- a CDS encoding Rieske (2Fe-2S) protein, with protein MSWTKVLSQDELPLDARKVVKVEQRAILLLNHKNKIYAVDNICPHLKLPMNKGKVTDNEEIICPFHRSCFKLDTGNVVEWTPFPPGVGKVLGMISKEKQLPVFPTRIEEGSIWVEV; from the coding sequence ATGAGTTGGACAAAAGTTCTTTCCCAAGACGAATTACCACTTGATGCCCGTAAAGTTGTTAAAGTTGAACAACGTGCCATTCTGCTATTGAACCATAAAAATAAAATTTACGCAGTCGATAATATCTGCCCACACCTGAAGTTACCAATGAATAAAGGCAAGGTTACAGACAACGAAGAGATAATTTGTCCTTTTCATCGTAGCTGCTTTAAGTTGGATACGGGGAACGTCGTTGAATGGACTCCATTTCCACCTGGTGTTGGCAAAGTGTTAGGAATGATTTCTAAAGAAAAACAACTCCCGGTTTTTCCTACCCGCATTGAGGAAGGAAGTATTTGGGTAGAAGTCTAA
- a CDS encoding nucleoside phosphorylase: MTSNKLYHIGFGKDELGKSPPTIALLSGDPERALIIAQSYLDSVTVISSNRGLNSYLGILPNGKTLLSTTSGMGASSLSIVVNELIQVGIRQIIRVGTCGSIQEHIPVGSIVITNAALCRQGAANDIAPIEYPAAADPFTTVALVNAARDLGVKYHVGVTASVDTFYEGQERTDSANPHLMRSLQGITDEYRRLNILNYEMECGTLFKMASVYGFRAGCVCGVLAQRTIAENVILEQKSIAIDNAIKVAVRTAQQWIEPD, translated from the coding sequence GTGACTAGTAACAAGCTATACCATATCGGTTTTGGAAAAGATGAACTTGGGAAATCACCACCAACTATAGCCTTACTATCTGGTGATCCTGAGAGAGCATTGATAATTGCTCAGTCATATTTAGATTCAGTAACTGTAATATCTTCTAATAGAGGATTGAATAGTTATCTTGGTATTCTGCCTAATGGGAAAACGCTTTTATCTACCACTAGTGGGATGGGAGCATCATCTCTGAGCATTGTTGTGAATGAATTAATACAGGTTGGAATTAGGCAAATTATTCGTGTTGGTACTTGCGGATCAATTCAAGAACATATACCTGTAGGTAGTATCGTGATTACCAATGCTGCTTTGTGTCGTCAAGGTGCAGCTAATGATATTGCACCAATTGAGTATCCAGCAGCCGCAGATCCATTTACCACAGTAGCTTTGGTTAATGCTGCACGGGACTTGGGTGTAAAATACCATGTAGGTGTTACCGCGTCAGTTGATACCTTTTACGAGGGACAGGAGCGTACAGATTCAGCTAATCCGCATTTGATGCGATCGCTTCAAGGTATCACAGATGAATATCGACGTTTAAATATACTCAATTATGAAATGGAGTGCGGCACTTTATTTAAGATGGCAAGTGTTTATGGTTTTCGTGCTGGTTGTGTATGTGGGGTACTAGCACAGCGGACGATTGCTGAAAATGTGATATTGGAGCAAAAAAGTATTGCTATTGATAATGCCATCAAGGTAGCCGTGCGGACAGCACAGCAATGGATTGAACCTGATTAA
- a CDS encoding DUF565 domain-containing protein: protein MQNTRLNNLFDAIARRTQEVFVNPWRRLSLLVISFLSGFFLGTAVSTTAGQKAELDIVAAAFILIITETVSRIYYRRGNGTNSLGLEVLNTLKIGLMYSLFIEALKLGS from the coding sequence ATGCAGAATACACGTTTAAACAACTTGTTTGATGCGATCGCACGCAGAACCCAGGAGGTATTTGTAAATCCCTGGAGGAGATTATCACTGCTTGTAATTAGCTTCCTGTCTGGTTTTTTCCTGGGAACAGCAGTTTCCACTACAGCCGGACAAAAAGCCGAACTTGATATAGTTGCTGCCGCATTTATTCTTATAATTACAGAAACTGTCAGCCGAATATACTATCGACGAGGAAACGGAACCAACTCCCTAGGATTGGAAGTTCTAAATACCCTCAAAATTGGTTTAATGTATAGTCTGTTTATTGAAGCACTAAAACTGGGATCATGA
- a CDS encoding NupC/NupG family nucleoside CNT transporter, with the protein MERGISLLGILVFIGISYALSVNRKAVRWRTVAWGLGLEFAFAILILKTPWGLKIFRSLGDGVSNFLAFSDKGAEFVFGKNFQDHFFAFKILPTIIFFSSFISILYHYGILQWVVNGLAWVMMKTMGTSGAESLSTAGNIFLGPTESPLLVKPFVAKMTQSELFAVMTGGFATVAGGVIGAYLSFGIPPEHLIAAFFMTAPTALVVAKLIYPETSVSETAGNVKMKVETNYANAIDAATTGALDGVKLAVNVGVMILAFLALLSVFNAFLAFIGTRIGLPQLSLEWVLSFVMAPLAWLMGVPTQDCMQVGVLLGKKTILNEFLAYQDLKVLIDNKQISQRGIIIATYALCNFANVGSIGITIGGISGMAPDRQHDLAKMGVRSMTGGLLAGFITAAIAGMLI; encoded by the coding sequence GAGGAATTTCCCTACTCGGTATACTAGTATTTATTGGTATATCTTACGCTTTATCCGTCAATCGTAAAGCTGTGCGTTGGCGAACAGTTGCTTGGGGTTTGGGGTTAGAGTTTGCCTTTGCAATCCTGATTCTCAAAACACCTTGGGGTTTAAAAATTTTTAGATCTTTGGGTGATGGAGTAAGTAATTTTTTGGCGTTTTCTGACAAAGGTGCAGAATTTGTCTTTGGTAAAAATTTCCAAGACCATTTTTTTGCCTTTAAAATTCTCCCAACAATTATCTTTTTCTCATCATTCATCAGTATTCTCTACCATTACGGAATTTTGCAGTGGGTAGTCAATGGTTTAGCTTGGGTGATGATGAAAACCATGGGAACATCTGGTGCAGAATCTTTATCCACTGCGGGAAATATTTTTCTAGGTCCGACTGAATCACCTTTGTTAGTCAAACCCTTTGTGGCAAAGATGACGCAATCGGAACTATTTGCAGTGATGACGGGGGGATTTGCAACAGTTGCAGGTGGTGTTATAGGTGCATATTTATCATTTGGGATTCCACCAGAACACCTAATAGCTGCTTTTTTTATGACTGCACCCACTGCTTTGGTGGTGGCAAAGCTAATTTATCCAGAAACTTCAGTTTCTGAGACTGCTGGTAATGTCAAAATGAAGGTGGAAACCAATTACGCTAACGCCATTGATGCTGCAACCACAGGGGCGCTGGATGGTGTAAAGTTGGCTGTGAATGTTGGGGTGATGATTCTGGCTTTTTTGGCGCTTTTATCTGTTTTTAACGCCTTTTTAGCATTTATCGGCACTCGTATCGGTTTGCCACAACTTTCGCTAGAGTGGGTTTTATCATTTGTCATGGCTCCTTTGGCTTGGTTAATGGGTGTACCAACCCAAGATTGTATGCAGGTAGGAGTACTTTTAGGTAAGAAGACGATTTTAAATGAGTTTTTAGCCTATCAGGATTTAAAAGTATTAATTGACAATAAGCAAATTTCCCAACGGGGAATAATTATTGCTACTTACGCTTTATGTAATTTTGCTAATGTTGGTTCTATTGGGATTACCATTGGGGGAATCAGCGGGATGGCACCCGACAGACAGCATGATTTAGCGAAAATGGGTGTAAGATCGATGACTGGTGGTTTATTAGCGGGTTTCATCACAGCTGCGATCGCGGGAATGCTAATTTAA
- a CDS encoding RNA-guided endonuclease InsQ/TnpB family protein encodes MLVFEAKLEGLKEQYQLLDEAIRTARFVRNACIRYWMDNGRCYPAGTLSANKSGDPPNALPHKGIGRYELSAYCAVLAKAAEFPWVSKLNSMARQASAERAWSAIARFFDNCKKSKPGKKGFPKFKKEQTHGSVEYKTTGWCLSDDRKFITFTDGFKAGTFKLWGTRDLHFYQLKQFKRVRVVRRADGYYAQFCIDHQRVERREPTGKTIGIDVGLNHFYTDSNGETVTNPRHLRKSEKSLKRLQRRMSKTKKGSQNRIKFRNKLARKHLKVSRQRKDFAVKTARCVVRSNDLVAYEDLMVRNMVKNHRLAKSISDASWSLFRQWVEYFGKVFGVVTVAVSPHYTSQNCSNCGQIVKKTLSTRTHICLHCGHTQDRDWNAARNILEKGLSTAGHVGTNASGETDQYLGGETPPSKSTRGKRKPKK; translated from the coding sequence ATGCTGGTATTTGAGGCAAAGCTTGAGGGACTTAAAGAACAGTATCAGTTGCTTGATGAAGCAATTAGAACTGCTCGTTTTGTTCGCAATGCTTGTATCAGATATTGGATGGACAACGGCAGGTGCTACCCTGCGGGAACGCTTTCAGCGAACAAGTCGGGAGACCCGCCCAACGCACTGCCTCACAAAGGTATTGGCAGGTACGAGTTGAGCGCTTATTGTGCTGTGCTTGCTAAAGCAGCCGAGTTTCCTTGGGTGTCGAAACTTAACTCGATGGCTCGTCAAGCTAGTGCTGAAAGAGCATGGTCTGCCATTGCTAGATTTTTTGACAATTGCAAAAAGTCTAAACCAGGCAAGAAGGGATTTCCAAAGTTTAAGAAAGAACAAACTCACGGGAGTGTTGAATATAAAACCACTGGATGGTGTTTGTCCGATGATCGCAAGTTCATCACTTTCACTGATGGTTTTAAAGCAGGAACTTTTAAACTCTGGGGAACCCGTGACCTGCACTTTTACCAACTCAAACAGTTTAAAAGAGTGCGGGTTGTGCGTCGTGCCGATGGGTATTATGCCCAATTTTGCATTGATCACCAACGGGTTGAAAGGCGAGAACCAACGGGTAAAACTATTGGTATTGATGTGGGGTTGAACCATTTCTATACAGATAGCAATGGGGAAACAGTCACCAATCCTAGACACCTGCGTAAATCCGAGAAGTCTTTGAAACGGTTGCAGCGCCGGATGTCCAAGACTAAAAAAGGGTCTCAAAACAGAATTAAGTTTAGAAATAAACTTGCGCGTAAGCATCTCAAAGTAAGTCGCCAGCGTAAAGACTTTGCTGTAAAAACAGCAAGGTGCGTAGTGAGGTCTAACGACCTCGTGGCGTATGAGGATTTGATGGTGCGGAATATGGTCAAGAATCATCGCTTGGCTAAGTCGATTAGTGATGCGTCGTGGTCGCTGTTTCGTCAATGGGTTGAGTATTTTGGCAAGGTCTTTGGGGTGGTGACAGTTGCTGTGTCGCCTCACTACACGAGTCAAAATTGCTCGAATTGTGGGCAAATTGTCAAGAAGACTCTTAGCACTAGAACTCATATTTGTCTTCATTGTGGGCATACCCAAGACCGAGATTGGAACGCAGCACGCAATATACTGGAAAAAGGATTAAGTACGGCGGGTCACGTCGGAACTAACGCCTCTGGAGAGACTGATCAATACTTGGGTGGGGAAACTCCTCCAAGCAAATCAACTCGTGGAAAGAGGAAACCCAAGAAGTGA
- a CDS encoding lectin-like protein — MSDNQFSASSALTTDINLKQSSPLAAAVGTSPVLAFTSNSSNYTPGSSAQAIASSLTITGGSTINGARVSITSDFNSAQDTLAITGSIGSLTANYDSAKGILTISGAGTAADYQNALRQVTYSNSNTTLTNATRNIQFSLGELIANPGNGNYYKYVSNSVSYQAAKTDVESSNQEFLGIKGYLATITSDTEQAWAQQQIKGVAWLGGSDAESEGQWKWIVGGVEKDTQFSTLGVAVSGKYVNWHSGEPNGTTNQNALVMSDGTLSSIPLGQWADVDDGFNAGYLIEYEASGLQLSGNITLTLNNQVSKDIYWRDYTSGDNSRWQVIGSTDNTGKFSVKLGDKTALFEKEVDLNWQMELVSDFDKDGVQDLFWYNAKTGEASVWKMKDTATGLGLDKKTTIYQVGDSANWKVQGLADFNNDGVEDILWRNYATGENGVWLMNQETSNGGKLSNDQGIFFQSRDTNWAMAGVADLDNNGSQEIVWRNSVTGENNIWSMQHGGVSNTVPFGTISPAKTSTITSFTDSNWNIVGVGDFTGDGKKDLIWNNSSTGENEIWQMKYEVTGISLDKRFTIEKANSPKWSVAGVSDFNGDGITDVAWRNYDSGESELWIIKNATSIPVLDQKVALYEILDPKWKIEDIV; from the coding sequence GTGAGTGACAATCAATTTTCTGCTTCATCAGCTTTAACTACAGATATTAATCTTAAACAATCATCACCTTTAGCGGCAGCAGTTGGAACATCACCAGTATTAGCTTTTACTTCCAATTCTAGTAACTATACACCTGGTAGTAGCGCGCAAGCGATCGCATCATCCCTAACAATCACTGGTGGTAGCACTATCAACGGTGCGAGAGTCTCAATCACCAGCGATTTTAATTCTGCCCAAGATACCCTTGCCATCACTGGTAGTATTGGTTCCCTAACTGCAAACTATGATTCAGCAAAAGGAATACTAACTATTAGTGGTGCTGGTACTGCTGCTGATTACCAAAATGCACTCCGCCAAGTTACCTACAGCAATTCCAACACTACACTTACCAACGCAACTCGAAATATTCAGTTTAGTTTAGGTGAATTGATAGCTAACCCCGGTAACGGAAACTATTACAAATATGTTTCCAATTCCGTCAGCTATCAAGCTGCTAAGACTGATGTAGAATCTAGCAACCAAGAATTCCTAGGAATTAAAGGATACCTTGCAACCATTACCTCTGATACCGAACAAGCTTGGGCACAGCAGCAAATTAAAGGAGTTGCATGGCTTGGTGGTAGTGATGCAGAAAGCGAAGGACAATGGAAATGGATAGTAGGAGGAGTAGAAAAAGATACCCAATTTAGTACCTTGGGTGTTGCAGTCTCTGGGAAGTATGTAAACTGGCATAGTGGTGAACCCAATGGAACAACCAACCAAAATGCCCTAGTTATGAGTGATGGTACTTTATCTAGTATTCCCCTAGGACAATGGGCTGATGTTGATGATGGCTTTAATGCTGGCTATTTAATTGAGTATGAAGCGTCAGGATTACAGCTATCTGGAAACATAACATTGACATTAAATAATCAAGTGTCTAAAGACATTTACTGGAGGGATTATACTTCAGGTGACAACTCTCGTTGGCAAGTGATAGGTAGCACAGATAATACTGGAAAATTCAGTGTGAAACTGGGTGACAAAACAGCACTATTTGAGAAGGAAGTCGATCTTAACTGGCAAATGGAACTTGTATCAGACTTTGACAAAGATGGTGTTCAAGACCTATTTTGGTACAATGCCAAAACTGGGGAAGCTTCTGTTTGGAAGATGAAAGATACTGCAACTGGTTTAGGATTAGATAAAAAAACTACTATTTATCAAGTTGGGGACAGTGCTAATTGGAAAGTTCAAGGATTAGCAGACTTTAACAACGATGGTGTTGAAGATATACTTTGGCGCAATTATGCTACTGGTGAAAATGGTGTTTGGTTGATGAATCAAGAAACTAGCAATGGTGGAAAACTTAGCAATGATCAAGGTATATTCTTCCAATCTCGTGATACCAACTGGGCAATGGCAGGAGTTGCAGACTTAGACAATAATGGCAGTCAAGAGATAGTTTGGCGCAACTCCGTAACTGGTGAGAATAATATTTGGAGTATGCAACATGGAGGTGTTTCTAATACAGTACCTTTTGGCACTATATCCCCCGCAAAAACCTCAACCATCACTTCATTTACCGATAGTAATTGGAATATTGTGGGTGTGGGAGACTTTACTGGTGATGGCAAAAAAGATCTAATTTGGAATAATTCCAGTACTGGCGAGAATGAAATTTGGCAAATGAAATATGAAGTGACTGGTATAAGCTTAGATAAGCGCTTCACAATTGAGAAGGCAAATAGCCCCAAATGGTCTGTTGCTGGAGTTTCTGACTTTAATGGCGATGGGATAACTGATGTAGCTTGGCGCAATTATGATTCTGGTGAAAGTGAACTTTGGATTATAAAGAATGCTACATCTATTCCAGTACTAGACCAAAAAGTCGCGCTATATGAAATTCTCGATCCCAAATGGAAGATTGAAGATATTGTTTAA
- a CDS encoding HlyD family secretion protein, translating into MENTNLSQPADQFAQPEDEDGKIKVRESESSAITTVDPDISPATENKSGTSSFRQVLPKLVIGVALGSAAIASSIYAYRWWQYAQYHQQTDNAFISAEIYPVTTRLGGIVTEVLVKEKQAVTPGTPLLKLDSRESLVQLAQSKAALDVAKQQAEVTKDNVELATANAEPIVGSVVGSNGKPVKLPALSPINAKQIEVNRQQYKAALAAIAQKQAELKQAELKLSYSKVTALVPGEVSNQNIRIGQQVQAGQTLMEIVQQSPWIVANFRENQLEKIQPGQKVEIQIAAFPSRKFIGNVESIASGSPIQITPISSDNKTDNIPNVPVNNERRIPVKITFEPDSLGDFQARIHPGMSAKVTINTK; encoded by the coding sequence ATGGAAAATACTAATTTATCACAGCCAGCAGATCAATTCGCTCAACCTGAAGATGAAGACGGGAAAATTAAAGTGAGAGAATCTGAAAGTAGCGCAATTACAACGGTAGATCCAGATATCTCCCCAGCAACAGAAAACAAATCTGGTACTTCTTCCTTCCGTCAAGTTTTACCAAAGTTAGTTATTGGTGTGGCTTTGGGTAGTGCAGCGATCGCGTCAAGCATCTATGCTTATCGTTGGTGGCAATATGCCCAATATCATCAACAAACTGATAATGCTTTTATCAGTGCGGAGATATATCCAGTTACTACCCGTCTGGGGGGAATTGTCACGGAGGTTTTGGTTAAAGAGAAGCAAGCTGTAACTCCCGGTACACCTTTGCTGAAGTTAGACTCACGGGAGTCTTTGGTACAATTAGCACAGTCAAAGGCTGCTTTGGATGTTGCCAAACAACAAGCCGAAGTCACTAAAGATAATGTGGAGTTGGCAACGGCAAATGCGGAACCCATAGTGGGTTCGGTAGTTGGCAGTAATGGTAAACCCGTGAAACTACCAGCACTTTCACCAATTAATGCCAAACAAATCGAAGTCAACCGTCAACAGTATAAGGCTGCACTGGCTGCGATCGCTCAAAAGCAAGCGGAGTTAAAACAAGCCGAACTCAAGCTATCCTACAGCAAAGTAACAGCATTAGTTCCAGGAGAAGTTAGTAATCAAAATATCCGCATTGGACAACAGGTTCAAGCTGGACAAACCCTGATGGAGATAGTTCAACAAAGTCCTTGGATTGTGGCTAATTTCCGCGAGAATCAACTGGAAAAAATCCAGCCGGGGCAAAAAGTAGAAATTCAAATAGCAGCTTTTCCTAGCCGTAAATTTATCGGTAATGTTGAAAGCATTGCTTCTGGTTCTCCAATTCAAATTACTCCAATTTCTTCAGATAACAAAACAGATAATATTCCTAATGTTCCTGTTAATAATGAGCGTCGAATTCCTGTAAAAATCACCTTTGAGCCTGATAGTCTCGGAGACTTTCAAGCTCGTATTCATCCCGGAATGTCGGCAAAAGTTACCATAAATACTAAGTGA
- the speB gene encoding agmatinase SpeB → MNNPSTDYNPSGVGQANGNLFGLPFNYDSASLIVFSVPWEVTVSYGAGTANAPQQILDASPQLDLFDFDHPDGWKQGIFMAEISPDLLTKNKHYRQQAAKIIERLEQGKLLTDTPDLTSLLTEINQTCQQVNQWLFDKCQQAISQGKRVAVIGGDHSSPLGYFQALATKYPDFGILHIDAHADLRDAYEGFEFSHASIMFNAMKIPQISKLVQVGLRDICQDEVDIINQSNQRIVAYYDSLIQQKIYGGTTWIEMCREIISHLPEYVHISFDVDGLDPKLCPNTGTPVPGGLELEQSFCLFREVVNSGRKIIGFDLCEVGDAEWDGNVGARIVLKLANLLDLSQKSR, encoded by the coding sequence ATGAATAATCCTTCCACAGATTATAATCCTAGTGGTGTTGGTCAAGCAAATGGGAACCTTTTTGGTTTGCCATTCAATTATGACTCTGCAAGCTTAATAGTTTTTAGCGTACCGTGGGAAGTCACAGTATCCTACGGTGCGGGTACTGCAAATGCACCTCAACAAATTTTAGATGCTTCCCCACAACTAGATTTATTTGATTTCGATCATCCTGATGGTTGGAAGCAGGGGATATTTATGGCGGAAATTTCTCCAGATTTACTTACCAAGAATAAACATTACCGTCAGCAAGCAGCAAAAATTATTGAGCGATTAGAACAAGGCAAATTACTGACAGATACACCAGATTTAACATCACTGCTAACAGAAATTAATCAAACTTGCCAGCAGGTAAATCAATGGTTATTTGACAAATGTCAACAAGCAATTAGTCAAGGTAAAAGAGTCGCTGTAATTGGAGGAGATCATAGTTCTCCTTTGGGCTATTTCCAAGCATTAGCGACAAAGTACCCAGATTTTGGCATCTTACACATTGATGCACATGCTGATTTGCGGGATGCTTATGAGGGATTTGAGTTTTCCCATGCTTCCATTATGTTTAATGCCATGAAAATACCTCAAATTTCCAAGTTAGTTCAGGTAGGATTACGGGATATTTGTCAAGATGAAGTAGACATAATTAATCAATCAAATCAGCGAATAGTTGCTTACTATGACTCCCTAATTCAACAAAAAATCTACGGGGGAACAACCTGGATTGAGATGTGCAGAGAGATCATTTCCCATCTTCCAGAATACGTTCATATCAGCTTTGACGTTGATGGATTAGATCCTAAACTTTGTCCAAATACTGGTACACCCGTTCCCGGTGGATTGGAGTTGGAACAAAGCTTTTGTTTATTTCGAGAAGTAGTTAATAGTGGCAGAAAGATTATTGGTTTTGATCTGTGTGAAGTTGGTGACGCTGAGTGGGATGGAAACGTAGGTGCGAGAATTGTCTTGAAACTAGCTAATTTATTGGATTTATCACAAAAATCAAGATAA